A single window of Acidimicrobiales bacterium DNA harbors:
- a CDS encoding 2'-5' RNA ligase family protein has protein sequence MNAGTSSGRTQSAVLIPVPEADTVVGRWRHEYDPVAAAGVPAHITLVVPWLPPSEITEDDLAELDGELADVKRFEFELTHVDWFGRRVLWVAPEPDQPFRDLTNRLADQFGTPPYEDEFDEIRPHLTVAHASDGVELVPIAADVTRGLPLRCRAEEVWVMVGDGVKWTCRHRTNLAG, from the coding sequence ATGAACGCGGGAACCAGCAGCGGCCGAACGCAGAGTGCCGTGCTCATCCCGGTGCCGGAGGCGGACACGGTCGTTGGCAGGTGGCGCCACGAGTACGACCCGGTCGCGGCAGCGGGCGTTCCTGCGCACATCACCCTTGTGGTCCCGTGGCTGCCCCCATCGGAGATAACCGAAGACGATCTGGCCGAGCTCGACGGAGAGCTCGCGGACGTGAAGAGGTTCGAGTTCGAGCTGACCCACGTCGACTGGTTCGGCAGAAGGGTGCTTTGGGTCGCGCCCGAACCGGATCAACCTTTTCGCGACCTGACCAACCGGCTTGCAGACCAGTTCGGAACCCCACCGTACGAAGACGAGTTCGACGAGATCCGTCCGCACCTGACGGTCGCCCACGCGAGCGACGGCGTCGAACTGGTTCCGATCGCCGCGGATGTGACCCGAGGTCTGCCGCTTCGTTGCAGAGCCGAAGAGGTATGGGTGATGGTGGGGGACGGCGTCAAGTGGACGTGCCGTCACCGGACCAATCTCGCCGGCTAA
- a CDS encoding SDR family oxidoreductase, with translation MADLGYDGKVAVITGAGGGLGRQHALLLASRGARVVVNDLGGSVSGEGSDKGPAETVAKEIRDLGGEALSDASSVSTPEGGEQIVQTAVDAYGRVDIVINNAGILRDKTFHNMTPDLLNPVIDVHLKGAFYVTRPAWVKMREQGYGRIVNTSSGSGVLGNFGQSNYGAAKMGLVGLTRVLANEGAKYNIKVNAIAPIARTRMTEELMGAAAEKLDPELVSPIVAWLVHEDCPVTGEIYTVGGGRVARFFIGMTTGYYNPKLTLEDVRDHFGEIRDESGYTVPANPGEEMQLLFKMISGG, from the coding sequence ATGGCTGATCTCGGATACGACGGCAAAGTCGCAGTAATCACCGGCGCGGGCGGCGGGCTCGGAAGGCAGCACGCGCTGCTCCTCGCTTCCCGGGGCGCCAGGGTCGTCGTCAACGACCTGGGTGGATCTGTATCCGGCGAAGGATCGGACAAGGGCCCCGCCGAGACGGTCGCAAAGGAGATCCGTGATCTAGGTGGCGAAGCGTTGTCCGACGCGAGCAGCGTCTCGACGCCAGAAGGCGGCGAGCAGATCGTGCAGACCGCCGTCGACGCCTATGGCCGGGTCGACATCGTGATCAACAACGCCGGAATCCTCCGCGACAAGACGTTCCACAACATGACGCCCGATCTGCTGAACCCGGTGATCGACGTCCATCTGAAAGGCGCGTTCTACGTGACCAGGCCGGCATGGGTCAAGATGCGCGAGCAGGGTTACGGGCGGATCGTCAACACGTCGTCCGGCTCGGGTGTACTAGGCAACTTCGGCCAGAGCAACTACGGCGCGGCAAAGATGGGACTGGTCGGCCTCACGCGAGTTCTGGCCAATGAAGGAGCGAAGTACAACATCAAGGTGAACGCGATCGCGCCCATCGCGAGGACTCGGATGACCGAGGAGCTCATGGGTGCGGCTGCCGAGAAGCTCGATCCCGAACTTGTCTCCCCGATCGTCGCCTGGCTTGTTCACGAGGATTGCCCGGTCACCGGAGAGATCTACACCGTCGGTGGTGGACGGGTCGCCCGGTTCTTCATCGGCATGACCACCGGTTACTACAACCCGAAGCTCACCCTCGAGGACGTTCGCGATCACTTCGGTGAGATCCGTGACGAGAGCGGCTACACCGTGCCGGCAAATCCCGGCGAGGAGATGCAGCTCCTGTTCAAGATGATCAGCGGGGGTTAG